The Acidobacteriota bacterium genome contains a region encoding:
- a CDS encoding electron transfer flavoprotein subunit alpha/FixB family protein, which translates to MSNVIITIFSAAGYDRAAQGVAGAGRRLADQLGGRLHAIVVGGHTPMLNMSLASVADAVISADQAELNEYQPETCLAALTELCKRISPSAVLLSNDTYSQELAPRLAHRLGGSAVGDGVSLSVEGGAIQVKRAVYGGKAVATIQLKRSPAVVWLRARAFDVPAAASASVATVAMASVSIPTATTKIIERKSEAVGEARLEDARIIVSGGRGLGGPEGFEGLQELAAMLGGMTAASRAACDSGWCPPTWQVGQTGKKVAPGLYLAVAIRGASQHLAGMSDSKVVAAINIDPDAPIFKYCSFGIVEDYKKVVPLLKEKLATLQR; encoded by the coding sequence ATGAGCAACGTCATCATCACAATTTTCTCTGCTGCTGGATATGACCGTGCGGCGCAAGGCGTTGCCGGAGCCGGTCGCCGCTTAGCAGATCAACTTGGCGGCAGATTGCACGCCATTGTCGTCGGCGGGCACACCCCGATGCTGAATATGTCGCTGGCTTCGGTCGCAGATGCGGTTATTTCCGCCGACCAAGCTGAGTTGAACGAATACCAGCCCGAAACGTGTCTGGCTGCCTTGACTGAATTGTGCAAGCGAATTTCGCCCAGTGCAGTCTTGTTGAGCAACGATACATACAGTCAGGAACTGGCTCCGCGATTGGCGCACCGATTGGGCGGAAGCGCGGTTGGCGATGGTGTTTCGCTGTCGGTGGAAGGCGGCGCGATTCAGGTGAAACGAGCCGTCTACGGAGGCAAAGCCGTGGCGACGATTCAACTGAAACGTTCGCCTGCCGTGGTCTGGTTGCGTGCGCGGGCCTTTGATGTTCCAGCGGCGGCGTCCGCTTCGGTGGCGACTGTCGCGATGGCCTCGGTCAGCATTCCAACTGCAACGACCAAGATCATCGAACGCAAATCGGAAGCTGTGGGCGAAGCGCGATTGGAAGATGCGCGCATCATTGTGTCTGGAGGTCGAGGTCTGGGGGGGCCGGAAGGGTTTGAGGGACTGCAGGAACTCGCGGCAATGCTAGGTGGAATGACGGCGGCGTCGCGCGCGGCGTGCGATTCCGGCTGGTGCCCACCGACGTGGCAGGTCGGGCAAACAGGCAAAAAAGTCGCGCCGGGGCTTTACCTTGCCGTCGCCATTCGCGGCGCCAGCCAGCACTTGGCCGGAATGTCCGATTCCAAAGTCGTCGCCGCCATCAACATTGATCCCGATGCGCCGATCTTCAAGTATTGCAGCTTCGGCATTGTCGAGGATTACAAGAAAGTCGTTCCGCTGTTGAAAGAGAAGCTCGCTACCTTGCAAAGGTGA
- a CDS encoding GIY-YIG nuclease family protein yields the protein MDKKALKKEYQQSHRPMGVFQIRNTVNEKVFVGSALNLPGIFNRHKSELKTGSHKNRTLQAEWTELGEDKFAFEILDELTPVSDPQHDYREDLTQLEDMWLEKLQPYGERGYNEPKKTSEQRLRMIAENRLAADRAETE from the coding sequence ATGGACAAAAAAGCCTTAAAAAAAGAATATCAACAAAGTCACAGGCCGATGGGCGTATTCCAGATTCGCAATACGGTCAACGAAAAAGTGTTTGTTGGCTCGGCGTTGAATCTGCCTGGGATTTTCAATCGGCACAAATCCGAACTGAAGACGGGGAGTCATAAAAACAGAACGCTGCAAGCGGAATGGACTGAATTGGGCGAAGACAAATTCGCGTTCGAGATTCTGGATGAACTGACGCCGGTCAGCGATCCGCAGCACGATTACCGCGAAGATTTAACGCAACTGGAAGATATGTGGTTGGAAAAGCTGCAACCGTATGGCGAACGGGGGTACAACGAACCCAAGAAAACCAGTGAACAGAGGCTGCGCATGATTGCCGAAAACCGCTTGGCTGCGGATCGGGCGGAAACGGAATAA